A stretch of Lactiplantibacillus brownii DNA encodes these proteins:
- the fusA gene encoding elongation factor G — protein sequence MANTREFSLDKTRNIGIMAHIDAGKTTTTERILYYTGKIHKIGETHDGASQMDWMAQEQERGITITSAATTAQWKDHRINIIDTPGHVDFTVEVERSLRVLDGAITVLDAQAGVEPQTETVWRQASTYNVPRIVFVNKMDKIGADFKYSVSTIHDRLQANAHAIQLPIGAEDDFEGVIDLIEMKADLYDEDKLGTEWDTVDVPEEYKADAQAARDDLIEALADIDDGIMEKYLNGEEISKNEIKAAIRKGTLALEFFPVLAGSAFKNKGVQMLMDAVVDYLPSPLDVKPYKATDPETDENVDLIAGDDKPFAALAFKVATDPFVGRLTFIRVYQGTLESGSYVLNATKDKRERVGRLLQMHSNQRKEIPEVFSGDIAAAIGLKNTTTGDSLTSIEHPYHLESMEFPDPVIQVAVEPKTKADQDKMNVALQKLSEEDPTFKAETNPETGETLIAGMGELHLDIIVDRMRREFNVDATVGAPQVSYRETFTKSTKVQGKFVHQSGGKGQYGDVWVEFTPNEEGKGFEFEDAIVGGVVPREYIPSVEQGLKESMANGVLAGYPLVDVKAKLYDGSYHDVDSSEAAFKIAASLALRNAAKSAGPVILEPIMKVDIVAPEDYLGDVMGHVTARRGTIDGMEERGNAQEVHAFVPLAEMFGYATTLRSATQGRGTFTMAFDHYEKVPKSVQAEIIKKNGGTPAED from the coding sequence ATGGCTAATACAAGAGAATTTTCACTCGATAAGACTCGTAACATTGGTATTATGGCCCATATCGATGCTGGTAAGACTACTACTACCGAACGTATCTTGTACTACACTGGTAAAATCCATAAAATTGGTGAAACCCATGATGGGGCTTCACAAATGGACTGGATGGCCCAAGAACAAGAACGTGGGATCACCATTACTTCTGCTGCGACAACTGCTCAGTGGAAGGACCACCGGATTAACATTATCGATACCCCAGGACACGTTGACTTCACTGTTGAAGTTGAACGGTCACTTCGGGTCTTAGATGGTGCAATTACCGTCTTAGATGCCCAAGCTGGTGTTGAACCTCAAACTGAAACTGTTTGGCGTCAAGCATCAACTTACAACGTTCCTCGTATCGTTTTCGTTAACAAGATGGATAAGATTGGTGCGGACTTTAAGTACTCTGTAAGCACGATCCATGATCGTTTACAAGCTAATGCCCATGCCATCCAATTACCAATCGGTGCCGAAGATGATTTCGAAGGGGTTATTGACTTAATCGAAATGAAAGCTGATCTTTATGATGAAGATAAGCTCGGTACGGAATGGGATACTGTTGACGTTCCTGAAGAATACAAAGCAGACGCCCAAGCTGCTCGTGATGACTTGATTGAAGCTTTAGCTGATATCGATGATGGCATCATGGAAAAATACCTTAATGGTGAAGAAATTTCTAAAAATGAAATCAAGGCAGCTATCCGTAAGGGGACGTTGGCACTTGAATTCTTCCCAGTTTTAGCTGGCTCAGCCTTCAAAAACAAGGGTGTTCAAATGTTGATGGATGCGGTTGTTGACTACTTACCATCACCACTTGATGTTAAGCCTTATAAAGCAACTGATCCTGAAACTGACGAAAACGTCGACTTGATTGCTGGTGATGACAAGCCTTTCGCTGCTTTAGCGTTTAAGGTTGCCACCGACCCATTCGTTGGTCGTTTGACATTTATCCGGGTTTACCAAGGTACCTTGGAATCTGGATCATATGTTTTGAACGCAACCAAAGACAAGCGTGAACGTGTCGGTCGTTTACTTCAAATGCATTCTAACCAACGGAAAGAAATCCCAGAAGTCTTCTCTGGTGATATCGCCGCTGCGATTGGTTTGAAGAACACGACTACTGGTGATTCATTGACTTCTATTGAACATCCATATCATTTGGAATCAATGGAATTCCCTGATCCCGTTATCCAGGTTGCTGTTGAACCTAAGACTAAGGCTGACCAAGATAAGATGAACGTTGCCTTACAAAAGCTTTCTGAAGAAGATCCTACTTTCAAGGCTGAAACTAACCCTGAAACTGGTGAAACTTTAATCGCTGGGATGGGTGAATTGCATTTGGACATCATCGTTGACCGGATGCGTCGTGAATTCAACGTTGACGCCACTGTTGGTGCACCTCAAGTTTCTTATCGTGAAACCTTTACTAAGAGCACTAAGGTTCAAGGTAAGTTCGTTCACCAATCTGGTGGTAAAGGTCAATATGGGGATGTTTGGGTTGAATTTACACCTAACGAAGAAGGTAAAGGCTTCGAATTCGAAGATGCCATCGTCGGTGGGGTTGTTCCTCGCGAATACATTCCTTCAGTTGAACAAGGCTTGAAGGAATCAATGGCTAACGGTGTGTTAGCTGGTTATCCTTTAGTTGACGTTAAGGCTAAATTGTATGATGGTTCTTACCATGATGTCGATTCTAGTGAAGCAGCCTTCAAGATTGCCGCTTCATTGGCCTTACGGAATGCTGCTAAATCAGCTGGTCCTGTTATCCTTGAACCTATCATGAAGGTTGATATCGTTGCCCCAGAAGATTACTTAGGTGATGTTATGGGTCATGTTACCGCTCGTCGTGGTACTATCGATGGGATGGAAGAACGTGGGAACGCGCAAGAAGTTCATGCGTTTGTTCCTTTAGCTGAAATGTTTGGTTATGCAACCACATTACGTTCAGCTACCCAAGGCCGTGGGACTTTCACAATGGCATTTGATCATTACGAAAAGGTACCTAAGTCTGTTCAAGCAGAAATCATCAAGAAAAATGGCGGCACTCCTGCCGAAGATTAA
- the rpsJ gene encoding 30S ribosomal protein S10, translating into MAKQKIRIRLKAYEHRILDQSADKIVETAKRTGATISGPIPLPTDRTVYTVLRSPHKFKKSREQFEMRTHKRLIDIVNPTPKTVDSLMKLDLPSGVDIEIKL; encoded by the coding sequence ATGGCAAAGCAAAAAATTCGTATCCGTTTAAAGGCATACGAACACCGTATTCTTGATCAGTCTGCTGACAAGATTGTTGAAACGGCAAAGAGAACTGGTGCTACTATTTCTGGTCCAATTCCATTGCCTACTGATCGGACCGTTTACACGGTTCTCCGGTCACCACATAAGTTCAAGAAGTCACGCGAACAATTCGAAATGCGGACTCACAAGCGGTTAATCGATATCGTTAACCCAACGCCTAAGACAGTCGACTCATTAATGAAGTTAGACTTGCCTAGCGGTGTAGATATTGAAATCAAGCTTTAA
- the rplC gene encoding 50S ribosomal protein L3 has translation MTTKGILGKKVGMTQVFTEAGELIPVTVIETEPNVVLQVKTIENDGYEAIQLGIDDKREVLSNKPAQGHAAKAKTAPKRFIREIRNVELGDYTVGDEVKADIFAAGDAVDVTGITKGHGYQGNIHKDGQSRGPMAHGSRYHRRPGSLGAIINRVFKGKKLPGRMGNHQRTMQNLTVVRADVDNNVLLIKGNVPGVNKSFVTIKTSVKSK, from the coding sequence ATGACCACTAAAGGAATCTTAGGGAAAAAGGTAGGAATGACGCAAGTCTTCACCGAAGCTGGGGAATTAATCCCAGTAACAGTTATCGAAACTGAACCTAACGTTGTGTTGCAAGTTAAAACCATCGAAAACGACGGTTACGAAGCAATTCAATTAGGTATCGATGACAAACGTGAAGTCTTAAGCAACAAACCTGCTCAAGGTCATGCAGCAAAAGCAAAAACGGCTCCTAAGCGCTTCATTCGTGAAATTCGTAATGTTGAGCTTGGAGATTACACAGTAGGTGACGAAGTCAAGGCTGATATTTTCGCAGCCGGTGACGCAGTTGACGTTACGGGTATCACTAAAGGTCATGGTTACCAAGGTAACATCCACAAAGACGGACAAAGTCGTGGACCAATGGCTCATGGTTCTCGTTACCATCGTCGTCCTGGTTCATTGGGTGCCATTATCAACCGGGTCTTCAAAGGTAAGAAATTACCAGGCCGGATGGGTAATCACCAACGGACGATGCAAAACTTAACGGTGGTTCGCGCTGACGTTGATAACAACGTTTTACTTATTAAGGGTAATGTCCCTGGCGTAAACAAATCATTCGTTACGATTAAAACATCTGTAAAGAGTAAATAA
- the rplD gene encoding 50S ribosomal protein L4 has product MTSVALYKQDGTQNGDVTLNDAVFGVEPNENVVFDAILMQRASLRQGTHAVKNRSARRGGGRKPWRQKGTGRARQGSIRSPQWRKGGIVFGPTPRSYSYKLPKKVMRLALKSVLSQKVLDNSLVAVEGLAFDAPKTKEFANVLNNLNVDTKTLVLVEEDNEKAALAGRNLPNVKILKAKGVNVLDVANSDKLVVTQKALDQLGEALA; this is encoded by the coding sequence ATGACTAGCGTAGCATTATATAAACAAGACGGTACGCAAAATGGTGACGTCACATTAAACGACGCAGTGTTCGGTGTTGAACCTAACGAAAACGTGGTTTTTGATGCCATCTTGATGCAACGTGCATCTTTGCGTCAAGGAACTCACGCTGTTAAGAACCGTAGTGCTCGTCGCGGTGGTGGTCGTAAACCATGGCGTCAAAAGGGTACTGGTCGGGCTCGTCAAGGTTCTATCCGTTCGCCACAATGGCGTAAAGGTGGGATTGTCTTCGGACCTACACCACGTTCATACAGCTACAAATTACCTAAGAAGGTTATGCGCTTAGCTTTGAAGTCTGTCCTTTCTCAAAAGGTCTTAGACAACAGCTTAGTTGCAGTTGAAGGCTTAGCTTTCGACGCACCAAAGACTAAGGAATTTGCTAACGTATTAAACAACCTCAATGTAGACACCAAGACTCTTGTTTTGGTTGAAGAGGACAATGAAAAGGCTGCTTTGGCAGGTCGTAACTTACCAAATGTTAAGATCCTAAAAGCCAAAGGTGTTAACGTCTTAGATGTCGCAAATAGTGACAAATTAGTCGTTACCCAAAAAGCCCTCGATCAATTAGGGGAGGCGCTCGCATAA
- the rplW gene encoding 50S ribosomal protein L23 — protein sequence MEARDVILRPVVTEASMAGLDDKRYTFDVNVQATKTQVKKAIEEIFDVKVVKVNVMNVKGKFKRQGRFAGYTKKRRKAIVTLTPDSNEIKLFNDAQQ from the coding sequence ATGGAAGCACGCGATGTAATTTTACGCCCTGTCGTTACTGAAGCATCAATGGCTGGCTTGGATGACAAGCGCTATACTTTCGATGTCAACGTACAGGCTACTAAAACTCAAGTTAAAAAGGCTATCGAAGAAATCTTCGATGTCAAAGTTGTTAAAGTTAACGTCATGAACGTTAAAGGGAAGTTCAAGCGTCAAGGTCGTTTCGCTGGTTACACTAAGAAGCGGCGTAAGGCTATTGTGACCTTAACTCCTGATTCAAACGAAATTAAGTTGTTCAACGACGCTCAACAATAA
- the rplB gene encoding 50S ribosomal protein L2, protein MGIRKYKPTTNGRRNMTGSDFAEITKTKPEKSLLDSQSHTAGRNSYGHITVRHRGGGHKQQYRLVDFKRIKDEVPATVKAIEYDPNRTANIALLVYADGVKSYILAPKGLEVGMQVQSGVEADIKVGNALPLNNIPVGTIVHNIELKPGKGGQLARSAGASAQLLGKEGKYAIVRLSSGEVRLVLLTARATIGTVGNEQHELINSGKAGRTRWQGKRPTVRGSVMNPNDHPHGGGEGKAPIGHPSPMSPWGKKTLGKKTRNKKARSNKLIVRGRRPGKH, encoded by the coding sequence GTGGGTATTAGAAAGTATAAACCAACCACTAACGGCCGTCGTAATATGACTGGTTCTGATTTTGCTGAAATCACTAAAACAAAACCAGAAAAGTCATTATTAGACTCACAAAGCCATACAGCTGGTCGTAACAGTTATGGTCACATCACTGTTCGTCATCGTGGTGGCGGTCATAAACAACAATACCGTTTAGTTGACTTCAAACGTATCAAAGATGAAGTTCCTGCAACGGTTAAAGCAATCGAATATGATCCAAACCGGACTGCTAACATTGCCTTATTGGTATATGCTGACGGTGTGAAATCATATATCTTAGCACCAAAGGGTTTGGAAGTTGGCATGCAAGTACAATCTGGTGTCGAAGCTGATATCAAGGTTGGTAATGCATTACCATTAAACAACATCCCAGTTGGTACTATCGTGCACAACATCGAATTGAAGCCTGGTAAAGGTGGTCAATTAGCTCGTTCAGCTGGTGCTTCCGCACAATTACTTGGTAAGGAAGGCAAATATGCGATTGTACGTTTGTCATCTGGTGAAGTTCGTTTAGTTCTATTAACTGCTCGTGCCACTATTGGTACTGTTGGTAATGAACAACATGAATTGATCAACTCAGGTAAAGCCGGTCGTACTCGTTGGCAAGGTAAACGTCCAACAGTTCGTGGTTCTGTCATGAACCCTAACGATCACCCTCATGGTGGTGGTGAAGGTAAAGCACCAATCGGTCATCCATCTCCTATGTCACCATGGGGTAAGAAGACTCTTGGTAAGAAGACCCGGAACAAGAAGGCTCGTTCGAACAAGTTAATCGTTCGTGGTCGTCGCCCAGGCAAACACTAA
- the rpsS gene encoding 30S ribosomal protein S19 has translation MGRSLKKGPFADSHLLKKIDAQSDSDKKSVIKTWSRRSTIFPSFIGYTIAVYDGRKHVPVYIQDDMVGHKLGEFVPTRTFHGHGTDDKTTK, from the coding sequence ATGGGTCGTAGTTTAAAGAAGGGACCTTTCGCAGATTCGCATCTATTGAAAAAAATCGATGCTCAATCTGATTCTGACAAGAAATCTGTCATCAAGACGTGGTCACGTCGTTCAACAATTTTCCCAAGTTTCATTGGGTACACTATCGCTGTTTATGATGGGCGCAAGCATGTCCCTGTTTACATCCAAGACGATATGGTCGGTCATAAGTTAGGTGAATTTGTACCTACACGGACATTCCATGGTCATGGTACAGACGATAAGACAACGAAGTAA
- the rplV gene encoding 50S ribosomal protein L22, with product MAEQVTSANATAKTVRIAARKVRLVVDLIRGKSVAEALAILKFTPRGGSPVVEKVLLSAVANAENNFDLDREDLVVSEAFVNEGPTLKRFRPRAKGSASPINKRTSHITITVTEK from the coding sequence ATGGCTGAACAAGTAACATCTGCAAATGCAACTGCAAAAACTGTTCGTATCGCCGCTCGTAAGGTCCGCCTAGTTGTCGATCTTATCAGAGGTAAAAGTGTTGCTGAAGCATTAGCAATTTTGAAGTTCACTCCACGGGGTGGCTCGCCAGTAGTTGAAAAAGTACTACTCTCAGCGGTCGCTAACGCTGAAAATAACTTTGACTTAGATCGTGAAGATTTGGTCGTAAGTGAAGCCTTCGTCAACGAAGGACCAACCTTAAAACGGTTCCGTCCTCGTGCCAAAGGTTCTGCTTCACCAATCAACAAGCGGACAAGCCACATTACGATCACAGTTACTGAAAAATAG
- the rpsC gene encoding 30S ribosomal protein S3 — protein sequence MGQKVNPTGLRVGIIRDWEAKWYAEKDFATYLNEDLRIRKYIEQRLADASVSTVEIERAANRVNISIHTAKPGMVIGKGGSEVEALRKELNNLTGKRVHINIIEIKKPDLDAKLVGESIARQLEGRVAFRRAMRGAMQRTMRSGAKGIKTQVAGRLNGADMSRVETYSDGTVPLHTLRADIDYAWVEAATTYGKLGVKTWIYRGEILPEKKSADKGGK from the coding sequence GTGGGTCAAAAAGTAAATCCAACCGGATTACGTGTAGGAATCATTCGCGACTGGGAAGCAAAATGGTATGCTGAAAAAGATTTTGCGACTTATTTGAACGAAGATTTACGCATCCGTAAGTATATCGAACAACGACTTGCCGACGCTTCCGTCTCCACCGTTGAAATCGAACGCGCTGCAAATCGCGTGAATATTTCAATCCATACCGCTAAACCAGGGATGGTTATTGGTAAGGGTGGTTCTGAAGTTGAAGCACTTCGTAAAGAATTAAACAATTTAACTGGTAAACGAGTACACATCAACATCATCGAAATTAAGAAACCTGATTTAGATGCTAAATTAGTTGGTGAAAGTATTGCGCGTCAATTGGAAGGCCGTGTTGCTTTCCGTCGTGCAATGCGTGGTGCTATGCAACGTACTATGCGTTCAGGCGCTAAAGGGATCAAGACACAAGTCGCTGGCCGTTTAAACGGTGCCGACATGTCACGTGTTGAAACCTACTCAGACGGTACTGTTCCATTGCATACGCTCCGTGCTGACATTGATTATGCATGGGTCGAAGCTGCTACCACTTATGGTAAGCTTGGCGTTAAGACATGGATCTACCGTGGCGAAATCTTGCCAGAAAAGAAATCTGCAGATAAAGGAGGAAAATAA
- the rplP gene encoding 50S ribosomal protein L16: protein MLVPKRVKFRRVHRGKMRGEAKGGKSVAFGDYGLQTLESHWISNRQIEAARVAMNRYMKRGGKVWIKIFPHKSYTEKGVGVRMGNGKGTPAGWVAPVKRNKVMFEVGGVSEEVAREALRLAGTKLPVKTKIIKREEVGGESDEG, encoded by the coding sequence ATGCTAGTACCTAAACGGGTTAAATTCCGTCGTGTTCACCGTGGTAAGATGCGCGGTGAAGCTAAAGGCGGTAAATCAGTTGCTTTTGGTGATTATGGTTTACAAACACTAGAATCACACTGGATTAGTAACCGGCAGATTGAAGCTGCTCGTGTTGCTATGAACCGTTACATGAAGCGTGGCGGTAAAGTATGGATTAAGATTTTCCCTCACAAGTCCTACACTGAAAAAGGTGTCGGCGTGCGGATGGGTAATGGGAAAGGTACTCCTGCAGGTTGGGTTGCCCCAGTAAAACGTAACAAGGTTATGTTTGAAGTCGGTGGCGTATCTGAAGAAGTTGCTCGCGAAGCTTTACGCTTAGCCGGCACTAAGTTACCTGTGAAAACAAAGATTATTAAGCGCGAGGAAGTAGGTGGCGAATCAGATGAAGGCTAA
- the rpmC gene encoding 50S ribosomal protein L29, with translation MKAKEIKALSTTEMLEKEKSYKDELFNLRFQLATGQLENTARLKQVRKNIARIKTALREQELNK, from the coding sequence ATGAAGGCTAAGGAAATTAAAGCATTGTCCACTACTGAAATGCTCGAAAAAGAAAAGTCTTACAAAGACGAACTCTTCAACTTGCGTTTTCAATTGGCCACTGGTCAGCTAGAAAACACCGCTCGTTTAAAGCAAGTTCGTAAGAATATCGCGCGTATTAAAACTGCGTTGCGTGAACAAGAATTAAACAAGTAG
- the rpsQ gene encoding 30S ribosomal protein S17, whose translation MSEDTRNSRKVIQGRVVSDKMDKTIVVVRETYKNHPVYGKRVRYSKKYKAHDENNEAHIGDIVRIMETRPLSATKRFRLLDVVQKAVII comes from the coding sequence ATGAGTGAAGATACTCGTAATAGCCGCAAGGTTATCCAAGGACGCGTTGTTTCAGATAAGATGGATAAAACCATCGTTGTTGTCCGTGAAACATACAAGAATCATCCTGTATACGGCAAACGTGTTCGTTATTCAAAGAAATACAAAGCTCATGATGAAAATAATGAAGCTCATATTGGCGATATCGTCCGGATCATGGAAACTCGTCCTCTGTCAGCTACAAAGCGTTTCCGCTTACTTGACGTCGTTCAAAAAGCTGTTATTATCTAG
- the rplN gene encoding 50S ribosomal protein L14 encodes MIQQESRLKVADNSGAREILTIKVLGGSGRKTANIGDIIVATVKQATPGGVVKAHDVVKAVIVRTKSGVHRTDGSYIKFDENAAVIIRDDKTPQGTRIFGPVARELRDKDFMRIVSLAPEVL; translated from the coding sequence GTGATCCAACAAGAAAGTCGTTTAAAAGTTGCTGATAACTCCGGTGCCCGTGAAATCCTGACTATCAAGGTTTTAGGTGGCTCAGGTCGTAAGACTGCTAACATTGGTGATATTATCGTTGCTACGGTCAAACAAGCAACACCCGGTGGTGTTGTCAAAGCTCATGACGTTGTTAAGGCGGTAATCGTCCGGACGAAGTCTGGTGTTCACCGTACTGACGGTTCATACATCAAGTTTGACGAAAATGCTGCAGTTATCATCCGCGATGACAAGACTCCTCAAGGTACTCGTATCTTCGGACCTGTCGCTCGTGAATTACGTGATAAAGACTTCATGCGTATTGTTTCATTAGCGCCAGAAGTTCTGTAA
- the rplX gene encoding 50S ribosomal protein L24, whose amino-acid sequence MLIKTGDKVRVISGKDRGQEGTVKSVIKAKNRVVVEGVNKIKKHQKPTNVNPQGGIVDVEAALDASNVMVLDPSTNEPTRLGVRREDGKRVRYAKKSGKDLEN is encoded by the coding sequence ATGTTGATTAAAACAGGTGATAAAGTTCGTGTCATCAGTGGCAAGGATCGTGGCCAAGAAGGTACTGTTAAATCAGTAATCAAAGCTAAGAACCGTGTCGTTGTTGAAGGTGTTAACAAGATTAAAAAACATCAAAAACCAACGAACGTTAACCCACAAGGCGGTATCGTTGATGTTGAAGCAGCTTTAGATGCTTCAAACGTTATGGTCCTTGACCCATCTACTAACGAACCTACTCGTTTAGGTGTTCGTCGTGAAGACGGGAAGCGTGTCCGCTACGCTAAAAAGAGCGGCAAAGATTTAGAAAACTAA
- the rplE gene encoding 50S ribosomal protein L5, translated as MENRLKAQYEKEIVPALVDKFNYTSVMQVPKMAKIVLNMGVGDAVTNAKNLDEAVEELTLISGQKPLVTRAKKSIAGFRLREGMAIGAKVDLRGERMYDFLDKLINVSLPRVRDFHGVSTRSFDGRGNYTLGVREQLIFPEINYDNVNRVRGLDIVIVTTADSDEESRELLTQFGMPFAK; from the coding sequence ATGGAAAACCGTTTAAAAGCTCAATATGAAAAAGAAATCGTGCCAGCATTAGTTGACAAGTTCAACTACACTTCAGTAATGCAAGTGCCAAAGATGGCAAAGATTGTTTTGAACATGGGTGTTGGTGATGCAGTTACTAACGCTAAGAACTTAGACGAAGCAGTTGAAGAATTGACTTTGATCTCCGGCCAAAAACCTTTGGTTACCCGAGCAAAGAAATCTATCGCTGGTTTCCGTCTTCGTGAAGGCATGGCCATTGGTGCCAAAGTTGACTTACGTGGCGAACGTATGTATGACTTCTTGGACAAGTTGATCAATGTTTCATTACCACGTGTTCGTGACTTCCATGGTGTTAGCACGCGTTCATTTGATGGTCGCGGTAACTACACATTGGGTGTCCGTGAACAATTGATCTTCCCAGAAATCAACTATGATAATGTTAACCGTGTACGCGGTTTAGACATTGTAATCGTCACAACAGCTGATAGTGATGAAGAATCACGTGAGTTGTTAACTCAATTTGGCATGCCATTTGCTAAATAA
- a CDS encoding type Z 30S ribosomal protein S14, with protein sequence MAKKSQIVRQQRGAKFAVQNYTRCERCGRPHSVYRKFHLCRICLRELAHKGQIPGMKKASW encoded by the coding sequence TTGGCTAAAAAATCACAAATTGTTAGACAACAACGCGGTGCGAAGTTTGCAGTTCAAAACTACACACGTTGCGAACGTTGCGGTCGTCCACATTCAGTTTACCGTAAATTCCACTTGTGCCGTATCTGCCTCCGCGAATTGGCTCACAAAGGTCAAATTCCTGGCATGAAAAAGGCTAGCTGGTAA
- the rpsH gene encoding 30S ribosomal protein S8 — MMTDPIADFLTRIRNANMVRHDSLEVPASKIKRNIAEILKNEGFVRDVEYIDDDKQGIIRVFLKYGKDNERVISGLKRISKPGLRSYVKADAVPKVLNGLGIAIISTSEGVITDKEARAKKLGGEVLAYVW, encoded by the coding sequence ATGATGACTGATCCAATCGCAGATTTCTTGACTCGTATCCGTAACGCTAACATGGTACGCCACGACTCATTAGAAGTTCCTGCATCAAAAATCAAACGCAACATTGCCGAAATTTTAAAGAATGAAGGTTTTGTTCGCGACGTTGAATATATCGATGATGACAAACAGGGCATCATCCGTGTCTTCTTGAAGTATGGTAAAGACAACGAACGCGTTATCTCTGGTTTGAAGCGTATTTCAAAGCCAGGTTTACGTTCATACGTCAAAGCTGATGCTGTTCCTAAGGTTTTAAACGGTCTAGGGATTGCTATCATCTCAACTTCAGAAGGTGTAATTACTGATAAAGAAGCTCGCGCTAAGAAGCTTGGCGGCGAAGTTTTAGCTTACGTTTGGTAA
- the rplF gene encoding 50S ribosomal protein L6, which produces MSRIGYKTINIPAGVEVSQAGEVVTVKGPKGILTRNIASDITMSVEGSEVKFTRPTDDFKMKALHGTTRANVNNMVEGVTKGFTKNLQLVGVGYRAQLQGTKLVLSVGYSHPVEFATPENLTVEVPDNTHINISGIGKQAVGDFAAEVRAVRSPEPYKGKGIRYVDEYVRRKEGKTGK; this is translated from the coding sequence GTGAGTCGTATTGGTTATAAAACAATTAATATCCCCGCTGGGGTAGAAGTATCACAAGCTGGCGAAGTCGTTACGGTTAAAGGCCCTAAAGGTATCTTAACTCGGAACATTGCTAGTGATATTACGATGTCAGTTGAAGGCAGCGAAGTTAAATTCACGCGCCCAACTGATGACTTTAAGATGAAGGCATTACACGGTACTACCCGTGCTAATGTTAACAACATGGTTGAAGGGGTCACTAAAGGCTTTACTAAGAATCTTCAATTGGTCGGTGTTGGTTACCGTGCCCAATTGCAAGGGACTAAATTAGTATTAAGCGTTGGTTACTCACATCCTGTTGAATTCGCAACGCCTGAAAACTTAACAGTTGAAGTTCCTGACAACACGCATATCAATATCTCTGGTATTGGTAAGCAAGCTGTTGGTGATTTTGCTGCTGAAGTCCGGGCTGTTCGTTCACCTGAACCTTACAAGGGTAAAGGGATTCGTTACGTCGATGAATATGTTCGTCGTAAGGAAGGTAAAACTGGTAAATAA
- the rplR gene encoding 50S ribosomal protein L18, translated as MTIVISKPDKNKTRQRRHARVRGKISGTAERPRLNVYRSNKNIYAQIIDDVEGVTLASASTLDSEVTGNTKSEKAASVGEVVAKRAAEKKIAEVVFDRGGYLYHGRVQALAEAARENGLKF; from the coding sequence GTGACTATTGTGATTTCAAAACCAGATAAAAATAAGACACGCCAACGTCGTCACGCCCGTGTCCGTGGTAAGATTTCTGGTACTGCTGAGCGCCCACGCTTAAATGTTTATCGTTCAAACAAAAACATCTACGCTCAAATTATTGATGATGTAGAGGGTGTAACGCTAGCAAGTGCCTCAACATTAGATAGCGAAGTAACAGGCAACACCAAGTCTGAAAAGGCTGCTTCTGTTGGTGAAGTTGTTGCAAAACGTGCTGCCGAAAAGAAGATTGCTGAAGTAGTCTTTGATCGTGGCGGTTACTTATATCACGGCCGGGTTCAAGCTTTAGCTGAAGCTGCTCGTGAAAACGGACTTAAATTCTAA